A portion of the Achromobacter sp. MFA1 R4 genome contains these proteins:
- a CDS encoding RNA polymerase factor sigma-54, translating into MQELRLRQQMTLAPRLQQSVKLLQMSALEFTTAVQHALANNPFLEDPDDSEPEAAPAAPGAHGDAVTFESQPAAEPDSAPERTDADELPPDAPAYSGDYPTHAPNGGESDLGQWACASVSMRERLSNELGNYHLQPRDRLLAEFIIDALDDDGYLRVPLTNLCNAADADIDPTPEESEWTAALRLVQQLDAPGIAARDLRECLTLQLAALPDEDDDTRALAHRIVQEHLDRLAKNDYQGLRRVLGCSDDDLREASALIRRLDPKPGARYSGETPIYVVPDVFVDKWQGRWRVLPNRSAMPRARLHSAYADLFRRARLDDRSPMAQELQEARWLVRNVEQRYTTIQRVAEAIVKRQQMFFEYGEVALRPLMLREVADDLNMHESTVSRATVSKYMTTPRGVFEFRHFFSRELATESGGSCSAAAVRALIKEMVEAEDPCMPLSDVALTQQLASNGILLARRTVSKYRGQLRVPPAELRRQH; encoded by the coding sequence ATGCAAGAACTTCGCCTGCGCCAGCAAATGACGCTTGCGCCGCGTCTGCAGCAATCCGTCAAGCTGCTTCAGATGTCGGCGCTGGAGTTCACCACGGCCGTCCAGCATGCGCTGGCGAACAACCCGTTTCTCGAAGATCCGGACGATTCGGAGCCTGAGGCCGCCCCGGCCGCGCCTGGCGCCCACGGCGACGCCGTCACATTCGAAAGCCAGCCCGCCGCCGAGCCTGACAGCGCGCCCGAACGCACCGACGCCGATGAGCTCCCGCCCGATGCGCCCGCCTACTCCGGCGACTATCCGACCCATGCGCCCAACGGCGGCGAAAGCGACCTGGGCCAATGGGCCTGCGCCAGCGTCTCGATGCGCGAACGCCTGTCCAACGAGCTGGGCAACTATCACCTGCAGCCGCGCGACCGCCTGCTGGCCGAATTCATCATCGATGCGCTGGACGATGACGGCTATCTGCGCGTGCCCCTGACCAACCTGTGCAACGCTGCCGATGCGGACATCGACCCCACGCCGGAAGAAAGCGAATGGACCGCCGCCCTGCGCCTGGTGCAGCAACTGGACGCGCCCGGCATCGCCGCCCGCGACCTGCGCGAATGCCTCACCCTGCAACTGGCCGCGCTGCCCGACGAGGACGACGACACGCGGGCCCTCGCCCACCGCATCGTGCAGGAACACCTGGACCGCCTGGCCAAGAACGATTACCAGGGCCTGCGCCGGGTGCTGGGATGTTCCGACGACGACCTGCGCGAAGCCAGCGCGCTGATCCGCCGGCTGGATCCCAAGCCGGGCGCGCGCTATAGCGGCGAGACCCCCATCTATGTCGTGCCGGATGTATTCGTCGACAAATGGCAGGGGCGCTGGCGCGTGCTGCCCAACCGCAGCGCGATGCCGCGCGCGCGACTGCACAGCGCCTACGCGGACCTCTTTCGCCGTGCCCGCCTGGACGACCGCAGCCCGATGGCGCAGGAACTGCAGGAGGCGCGCTGGCTGGTGCGCAACGTGGAGCAACGCTACACGACCATCCAGCGCGTGGCCGAGGCGATCGTCAAACGCCAGCAGATGTTCTTCGAATACGGCGAGGTGGCGCTGCGGCCGCTGATGCTGCGAGAGGTCGCGGACGATCTGAACATGCACGAATCCACGGTGTCGCGGGCCACGGTCAGCAAATACATGACGACGCCGCGCGGCGTCTTCGAATTCCGCCACTTCTTCTCGCGCGAGCTGGCCACCGAATCGGGCGGCTCGTGTTCGGCCGCGGCCGTGCGCGCGCTGATCAAGGAGATGGTCGAAGCCGAGGACCCCTGCATGCCGCTGTCGGATGTGGCGCTGACGCAGCAGCTCGCGTCCAACGGCATCCTGCTCGCGCGCCGGACGGTGTCCAAGTACCGCGGTCAACTGCGCGTTCCGCCCGCCGAACTGCGCAGGCAGCATTGA
- a CDS encoding GAF domain-containing protein: MLTKQDRVSLPWTDTLARLEDERIMLERIAAGVPLQQVLEHVLHAIEAQSSVKVRTAIALADDPGIVLRHGAAPSLPDAFNAAVDGVPVGPMAGSWGAAAHAGNPVYVDDIATDPRWATWRDLALAHGLRACWSTPIKSPDGRLLGVFSNYYEECRQPSAQDIDAIALVTRSAALAIERHRMDLALRHSGERWRAMFDGMQEAFFLAEALRDDAGRVTDFRFLEVNPAFERQSGMKEGDTLGHTLREMIPGVPSQILDTFAQVVETGDPIQFEFAVPAPKDAWYEARARKVDADRIMALFLDVTARKAAESELWEGQHRKNFLLALGDRMRELHLQAAIEQTACEALGQHLSLGLVAVLDWAGEGAAPVVSTCWRSDADLARQDALAPGQLGDEFYEAVRQGRTTYLQPLLAQEGGEIRPSAIVVPMRRWARQGGALVVRPLSSSRLKPGDLAFIEEVAERMCDAVERSQYSRMLEQRVEHAIAERDRIWRLSPELLAVIDTKGRFVSVNPAVLPILGWSPDQFLSMGLTELIHPDDLDATRAAWSLAGRPPGAQSVRHLESRVRKRAGGYSWITWSMSWSQDSLYLAGRDDSDLKAQAEALAETENALRQAQKMEAVGRLTGGIAHDFNNMLQGITGALYLIQRKLAAGVPEQAQRFITVAMDSANRAAHLTQRLLTFSRRQPIDPKPFSVEAALHSMTDLFHRYTGERVSLVFDLEPGLWPVNCDKNQFENAMLNLVINACDAMPNGGVLTVAAANAHLDDSSSRQRTGIGPGAFVEVSVSDVGCGMSPDVLAHAFDPFYTTKPLGEGTGLGLSMTYGFAKQAGGSALLESAEGVGTSVRLYLPRHQGEPELPAEAPTATGAQAASPGQAFVIVVEDDTNVREMVRESLVDMGLHVLTAADGEAGLELVTSTRNLSLLVTDVGLPNLNGRQLADAARVAHPGLRVLLMTGYAESAASTRGFLEEGMELIVKPFSLDALGERVQRMLEASAGPQRAA, translated from the coding sequence ATGTTGACCAAGCAAGACCGCGTGTCCCTCCCCTGGACCGACACGCTTGCTCGTCTGGAAGATGAACGCATCATGCTGGAGCGCATCGCCGCTGGCGTACCGCTGCAGCAGGTGCTTGAACACGTGCTGCACGCCATCGAGGCGCAGTCCAGCGTAAAAGTGCGCACGGCCATCGCGCTGGCGGACGACCCGGGAATCGTGCTGCGGCATGGCGCCGCGCCCAGCCTGCCCGACGCTTTCAATGCCGCGGTGGACGGGGTGCCGGTCGGCCCGATGGCGGGCTCGTGGGGTGCGGCCGCGCACGCGGGCAACCCGGTGTACGTCGATGACATCGCCACCGATCCGCGGTGGGCGACGTGGCGCGATCTTGCGCTGGCCCATGGCCTGCGCGCCTGCTGGTCCACGCCGATCAAGTCGCCGGACGGGCGGCTGCTTGGCGTCTTCTCCAACTACTACGAAGAATGCCGCCAGCCGTCCGCCCAGGACATCGACGCGATCGCGCTCGTCACGCGCAGCGCCGCGCTGGCGATCGAACGGCATCGCATGGATCTCGCGCTCCGGCACAGCGGCGAACGGTGGCGGGCGATGTTCGACGGCATGCAGGAAGCGTTTTTCCTGGCCGAGGCATTGCGCGACGACGCGGGCCGCGTCACGGACTTCCGCTTCCTGGAGGTCAATCCGGCCTTCGAACGCCAAAGCGGCATGAAGGAAGGCGACACGCTGGGCCATACGCTGCGCGAGATGATTCCCGGGGTTCCCAGCCAGATTCTGGACACCTTCGCGCAGGTGGTTGAAACGGGCGACCCCATCCAGTTCGAGTTTGCCGTGCCCGCGCCCAAGGATGCCTGGTATGAAGCGCGCGCCCGCAAGGTCGACGCCGACCGGATCATGGCGCTGTTCCTCGATGTGACCGCGCGCAAGGCCGCTGAGTCCGAGCTCTGGGAAGGGCAGCACCGCAAGAATTTCCTGCTGGCGTTGGGCGACCGGATGCGCGAACTGCATCTGCAGGCGGCCATCGAGCAGACGGCGTGCGAGGCCCTGGGCCAGCACCTGTCGCTGGGCCTGGTCGCCGTGCTGGACTGGGCCGGCGAAGGCGCGGCGCCGGTGGTGTCCACGTGCTGGCGGTCCGACGCCGACCTGGCGCGGCAGGACGCGTTGGCGCCCGGGCAATTGGGCGACGAGTTCTACGAGGCGGTGCGCCAAGGGCGCACTACCTATCTGCAACCGCTGCTGGCCCAGGAAGGGGGCGAGATCCGTCCGTCGGCCATCGTGGTGCCGATGCGCCGCTGGGCGCGGCAAGGCGGCGCGCTGGTCGTGCGGCCTTTGTCCAGCAGCCGGCTCAAGCCGGGCGACCTGGCCTTCATCGAAGAAGTGGCCGAACGCATGTGCGACGCGGTCGAGCGCTCGCAGTATTCGCGCATGCTGGAACAACGGGTGGAGCATGCCATCGCCGAGCGCGACCGCATCTGGCGCCTGTCGCCGGAATTGCTGGCGGTCATCGACACGAAGGGGCGCTTTGTCAGCGTGAACCCGGCCGTGCTGCCCATCCTGGGCTGGAGCCCCGACCAGTTCCTGTCGATGGGACTGACCGAGCTGATCCATCCGGACGACCTGGACGCGACGCGCGCGGCCTGGTCGCTGGCCGGCCGGCCCCCGGGCGCGCAGTCCGTGCGGCATCTGGAAAGCCGCGTGCGCAAGCGCGCGGGCGGCTACAGCTGGATCACGTGGAGCATGTCGTGGTCGCAGGACAGCCTTTACCTGGCGGGCCGCGACGATTCGGACCTGAAGGCGCAGGCCGAGGCGCTGGCCGAGACCGAGAACGCGCTGCGCCAGGCGCAGAAAATGGAGGCGGTCGGGCGCCTGACGGGCGGGATCGCGCACGATTTCAACAACATGCTCCAGGGCATCACCGGCGCCCTGTACCTCATCCAGCGCAAGCTGGCCGCGGGGGTGCCGGAACAGGCGCAGCGTTTCATCACCGTGGCCATGGACTCGGCCAATCGCGCCGCCCACCTTACGCAGCGCCTGCTCACGTTTTCGCGGCGCCAGCCGATCGACCCCAAGCCGTTCAGCGTCGAGGCCGCGCTGCACTCCATGACGGACCTGTTCCACCGCTATACCGGCGAGCGCGTCAGCCTGGTCTTCGACCTGGAGCCGGGCCTTTGGCCGGTGAACTGCGACAAGAACCAGTTCGAGAACGCCATGCTCAACCTGGTCATCAATGCCTGCGATGCGATGCCCAATGGCGGCGTGCTGACCGTGGCCGCCGCCAACGCGCACCTGGATGACTCGTCATCGCGCCAGCGTACGGGGATCGGCCCCGGGGCGTTTGTCGAAGTGTCGGTCTCGGACGTGGGCTGCGGCATGTCGCCCGACGTGCTGGCGCATGCCTTCGACCCCTTCTACACGACCAAGCCGCTGGGCGAGGGCACGGGGCTGGGCCTGTCGATGACCTACGGGTTTGCGAAGCAGGCGGGCGGCAGCGCGCTCCTGGAAAGCGCGGAGGGCGTCGGAACGTCGGTTCGGCTGTACCTGCCTCGCCATCAGGGCGAGCCCGAACTGCCGGCCGAGGCGCCGACCGCGACCGGCGCGCAGGCGGCTTCGCCCGGCCAGGCGTTCGTCATCGTCGTGGAGGACGACACGAACGTGCGCGAGATGGTTCGGGAGTCGCTGGTCGACATGGGCCTGCATGTGCTGACCGCGGCCGACGGCGAGGCGGGGCTGGAACTGGTCACGTCGACGCGCAACCTGAGCCTGCTGGTGACGGACGTGGGCTTGCCCAACCTGAACGGCCGTCAATTGGCCGACGCCGCCCGCGTGGCGCATCCGGGCCTGCGCGTGCTGCTCATGACGGGCTACGCGGAAAGCGCGGCCAGCACGCGCGGTTTCCTGGAAGAGGGCATGGAGCTCATCGTCAAGCCGTTCTCGCTGGATGCGCTGGGCGAGCGGGTGCAACGCATGCTGGAGGCGAGCGCCGGGCCGCAACGGGCGGCCTAG
- a CDS encoding MFS transporter, translating to MSTPSTRSATERDAAPSTYLARGTPGLRRAQWALFAAGFSTFSLLYCVQPLMPIYTRAFNVSAAQSSLVLSLCTGLLAIAIFFVGLFSAALPRKPIMALSLFASAILGTIAAVAPDWHSLLALRALQGVAMGGVPAVAMAYLAEEVEPGTLGFAMGLYISGSAFGGLSGRVITGLVSDHYGWRAAMGTLGLLGIVAAMLFIWLLPASRRFTPRRGQGWAGVWGDVRAGAGAHLKNGPLCGLFAMGGLLMGAFVAVYNYVGFRLLLPPFSLSQTFIGFIFVVYLVGIFASTFFGRLADRHGRGAMLSAATGLALAGLLLTLSDSLPLLIAGIVVFTFGFFAAHAVASGWVGQMARGFKALAASLYLLVYYVGSSVLGALGGHFWTAAGWDGVAAMAGGLLAVALSISAGLAWRTGRRHAAAGVAGPA from the coding sequence ATGTCTACCCCTTCCACCCGTTCCGCAACCGAACGCGACGCCGCGCCGTCGACGTATCTGGCGCGCGGCACGCCCGGACTGCGCCGCGCCCAGTGGGCCTTGTTCGCCGCCGGCTTTTCCACCTTTTCCCTGCTGTATTGCGTGCAGCCGCTGATGCCGATCTACACCCGCGCATTCAACGTCTCGGCGGCGCAGAGCAGCCTGGTGCTGTCGCTCTGCACGGGCCTGCTGGCCATCGCGATATTTTTTGTGGGCCTGTTTTCGGCAGCCCTGCCGCGCAAGCCCATCATGGCGCTGTCGCTCTTCGCCTCGGCCATCCTGGGCACCATCGCCGCCGTCGCGCCCGACTGGCACAGCCTGCTTGCGTTGCGGGCGCTGCAGGGCGTGGCGATGGGCGGGGTGCCCGCCGTGGCCATGGCCTATCTGGCCGAAGAGGTCGAGCCCGGCACGCTGGGGTTCGCGATGGGCCTGTACATCAGCGGCAGCGCATTCGGCGGCCTGTCGGGCCGCGTCATCACCGGACTGGTGTCCGACCACTACGGCTGGCGCGCGGCCATGGGCACGCTCGGATTGCTGGGCATCGTCGCGGCCATGCTGTTCATCTGGCTCCTGCCGGCATCGCGCCGTTTCACGCCGCGGCGCGGGCAGGGATGGGCGGGCGTATGGGGCGACGTGCGGGCCGGCGCGGGCGCGCATTTGAAGAACGGGCCGTTGTGCGGACTGTTCGCCATGGGCGGGCTCCTGATGGGCGCCTTTGTGGCGGTCTATAACTACGTGGGCTTTCGTCTCCTGCTGCCGCCGTTCTCGCTCAGCCAGACCTTTATCGGCTTCATCTTCGTCGTCTATCTGGTCGGCATTTTCGCGTCGACCTTTTTCGGCCGGCTGGCCGACCGCCACGGACGCGGCGCGATGCTGTCGGCGGCCACGGGCCTGGCCCTGGCGGGTCTGTTGCTGACGCTGTCGGATTCCCTGCCGCTGCTGATCGCGGGCATCGTGGTGTTCACATTCGGCTTTTTCGCCGCCCACGCGGTCGCGAGCGGCTGGGTCGGGCAGATGGCGCGCGGGTTCAAGGCGCTGGCGGCCTCGTTGTACCTCCTGGTCTATTACGTGGGGTCCAGCGTGCTGGGGGCGCTGGGCGGACATTTCTGGACCGCCGCCGGCTGGGATGGCGTGGCGGCGATGGCGGGCGGGTTGCTGGCGGTGGCGCTGTCCATCAGCGCCGGGCTGGCCTGGCGCACCGGCCGGCGGCACGCGGCCGCCGGCGTCGCCGGTCCGGCCTGA
- a CDS encoding LysR family transcriptional regulator: MELRHLRYFTAVAEELHFTRAAARLGIGQPPLSQQIQQLEREIGTALFLRLPRGIALTEAGAQFLEDARAILASADRAVDLARRLGRGERGAITVGFTASAVFHPYLPRAIRAFRDRYPDVRITLTESNTLTLLRGLRAGEVDVAFVRPPYVLDAEFESERVLDEPMLIALPPDHALSRKRAIPIAALAAEDFVLYPRPIGAGLYDAIQSACQRAGFAPRVIQEAPQMASIVSLVAAGVGISIVPAAMRHMGAQGIEYRPIKGDAPHALLDMAYRRHDRSAAAENAVQMLRRLAHPESA; this comes from the coding sequence ATGGAACTGCGCCACCTGAGATACTTCACCGCCGTCGCGGAGGAACTGCACTTCACGCGCGCCGCCGCCCGCCTGGGGATCGGCCAGCCCCCGCTGAGCCAGCAGATCCAGCAGTTGGAACGCGAGATCGGCACGGCGCTGTTCCTGCGCCTGCCGCGCGGCATCGCGCTGACCGAGGCCGGGGCGCAGTTCCTTGAGGACGCGCGCGCCATCCTGGCCAGCGCCGACCGCGCCGTGGACCTCGCGCGGCGGCTGGGTCGCGGCGAACGGGGCGCCATCACCGTGGGCTTTACCGCGTCTGCGGTGTTCCATCCTTACCTGCCGCGCGCGATCCGCGCCTTCCGCGACCGCTATCCGGACGTGCGCATCACCCTCACCGAAAGCAATACCCTGACGCTGCTGCGCGGCCTGCGCGCGGGCGAGGTGGATGTCGCCTTCGTGCGGCCGCCCTACGTGCTGGACGCCGAGTTCGAGTCCGAACGCGTCCTGGACGAGCCCATGCTGATCGCCCTGCCCCCCGACCACGCGCTCAGCCGCAAGCGCGCCATCCCGATCGCGGCGCTGGCCGCGGAAGACTTCGTGCTGTATCCCCGTCCCATCGGCGCCGGGCTGTATGACGCCATCCAGTCCGCCTGCCAGCGTGCGGGCTTTGCGCCGCGCGTCATCCAGGAGGCGCCGCAGATGGCGTCGATCGTGAGCCTGGTGGCGGCGGGCGTGGGCATCTCCATCGTGCCCGCCGCCATGCGCCACATGGGCGCGCAGGGCATCGAGTACCGCCCGATCAAGGGCGACGCGCCGCACGCGCTGCTCGACATGGCCTACCGCCGCCACGACCGCTCGGCCGCCGCGGAGAACGCCGTCCAGATGCTGCGGCGTCTGGCGCATCCGGAATCCGCCTGA
- a CDS encoding mucoidy inhibitor MuiA family protein, which produces MRRTLLALAFATLPGLGGAAALPSAIGAVTVYQDRAVVTRAASSDLAAGEHELVLENLPATLQDNSLQVSARSTGQATLLDVKVRDAYQADAASERVRQLEAQIEKLEARQAALDDEAAVLDNQRELILMMQRGATEPAKDGARLTLDELKAIQALSAETLGTTLAGLRGVAEKRAVLERELAALQAQLGQVRGAAGRRSKTVVLRVDMARSGKLDLALSYAVAGARWTPSYDARLRPADRHVDLGYFGVIRQNTGEDWNNVKLTLSTARPSLGGGAPTLRPWIIDVAAPPPPMPAPAPAPAAVQAEMQPEMQTKRAPRARAMADAQMAAEPAPEAIDVATAQVQNAATSASFQIQNPATLPSDNTAQRVAIASARLPATLQYQSTPALREATYLTAQASNTTAFPFLAGPLNTFLDDAFVASGAMKAVMPGEKLELALGADDGISIKRQLVNRYTESTGFSGSGKRVTYEYKITVKNNKTTQEQVSFKDRLPVSRNEKIVVKLLSPADRDIKREEDGKVAWDWTLEPGKSRETVFKFSVDYPGDIDVSGL; this is translated from the coding sequence GTGAGACGTACCCTCCTGGCCCTGGCTTTCGCAACCCTCCCCGGCCTCGGCGGCGCCGCCGCGCTGCCCTCCGCCATCGGCGCGGTCACCGTCTACCAGGACCGCGCGGTCGTCACCCGCGCCGCCAGCAGCGACCTCGCCGCGGGCGAACATGAACTCGTGCTGGAAAACCTGCCGGCGACGCTGCAGGACAACTCGCTGCAGGTGTCGGCCCGCAGCACCGGCCAGGCCACGCTGCTGGACGTGAAGGTCCGGGACGCCTACCAGGCGGACGCCGCCAGCGAACGCGTCCGTCAGTTGGAAGCCCAGATCGAGAAACTGGAGGCCCGGCAGGCGGCGCTGGACGACGAAGCGGCCGTGCTGGACAACCAGCGCGAACTCATCCTGATGATGCAGCGCGGGGCGACCGAACCGGCCAAGGATGGCGCCCGCCTCACCCTGGACGAACTCAAGGCGATCCAGGCGCTCAGCGCCGAGACGCTGGGCACGACGCTGGCGGGCCTGCGCGGCGTGGCCGAAAAGCGGGCTGTGCTGGAACGTGAACTGGCCGCCCTGCAAGCCCAGCTCGGGCAGGTGCGCGGGGCGGCGGGCCGGCGCAGCAAGACGGTCGTCCTGCGTGTCGACATGGCCCGAAGCGGCAAGCTGGACCTTGCGCTGTCCTATGCGGTCGCGGGCGCGCGCTGGACGCCGTCCTACGATGCGCGGCTGCGCCCGGCCGATCGCCACGTGGACCTGGGCTACTTCGGCGTCATCCGCCAGAACACGGGCGAGGACTGGAACAACGTGAAGCTGACCCTGTCCACCGCGCGGCCATCGCTGGGCGGTGGCGCGCCCACGCTGCGGCCGTGGATCATCGACGTGGCCGCCCCGCCGCCGCCCATGCCCGCTCCCGCGCCGGCTCCCGCCGCGGTTCAGGCGGAAATGCAGCCGGAGATGCAGACCAAGCGCGCGCCCCGGGCCCGCGCCATGGCGGACGCGCAAATGGCGGCCGAACCGGCGCCCGAGGCGATCGACGTCGCCACCGCCCAGGTCCAGAACGCCGCGACCAGCGCATCCTTCCAGATCCAGAATCCGGCCACGCTGCCGTCCGACAACACGGCGCAGCGCGTCGCCATCGCCAGCGCCAGGCTGCCCGCCACCTTGCAGTACCAGTCCACGCCGGCGCTGCGCGAGGCCACGTACCTGACGGCGCAGGCCAGCAACACAACGGCGTTCCCGTTCCTCGCGGGGCCCCTCAATACCTTCCTGGACGATGCCTTCGTCGCCTCGGGCGCCATGAAAGCCGTGATGCCCGGCGAAAAACTGGAACTGGCGCTGGGCGCCGACGACGGCATTTCGATCAAGCGGCAGCTCGTGAACCGCTACACCGAAAGCACCGGCTTCTCGGGCAGCGGCAAGCGCGTCACCTACGAATACAAGATCACGGTCAAGAACAACAAGACCACCCAGGAACAGGTGTCCTTCAAGGACCGCCTGCCGGTCTCGCGCAACGAGAAGATCGTGGTCAAGCTGCTATCGCCCGCCGACCGCGACATCAAGCGCGAAGAAGACGGCAAGGTGGCCTGGGACTGGACGCTCGAACCGGGCAAGTCGCGCGAGACGGTGTTCAAGTTCTCGGTGGATTACCCGGGCGACATCGACGTGTCCGGCCTTTGA
- a CDS encoding EAL domain-containing protein: MPKPDAGASRRFLLVEDHPVERAYLQNMLLALGYRRVAGLGSSIEAVGAMTRQYYDVLISDIVMGEGDGTRLPNDLRRLVDAGRLKSMPPIIWISSLSDELLQSHVRLALQAGCPSAQALAKPVSRAAMQQAIKNALHSIDDESASPHKPKSVRREVMEAALSQALATGKGMHVVLQPQISLSTGRVVAAEALSRWVHPKLGAISAADFVPAAHRLGMDRMLFSRVADRVIEVLRRMQDEDIAVPIAINASASTLCSRELPGLLEQKVGQAGLPARLIKVELTEDEPVTDWLALSSTLNLLRVRGFELAMDDFGAGIASMRLFSAMPFNELKIDRDFIVHMHREAASRAVVAAAIEMGRVLGRRVVAEGVEQERDVQLLRELGCDVAQGYGISVPLEPDEFIEFCRSH, translated from the coding sequence ATGCCCAAACCCGATGCCGGCGCGTCCCGACGGTTTCTTCTCGTGGAAGACCACCCCGTCGAACGCGCCTATCTGCAGAACATGCTGCTGGCGTTGGGCTACCGCCGCGTGGCGGGGTTGGGAAGCAGCATCGAAGCCGTGGGCGCGATGACGCGCCAATACTATGACGTCCTGATCAGCGACATCGTGATGGGCGAGGGCGATGGCACGCGCCTGCCCAATGACCTGCGCCGGCTGGTGGACGCGGGACGCCTGAAGAGCATGCCGCCGATCATCTGGATCAGCAGCCTCAGCGACGAACTCCTGCAATCCCATGTGCGGCTGGCCCTGCAGGCGGGCTGCCCGTCGGCGCAGGCGCTGGCCAAGCCCGTGTCGCGCGCGGCCATGCAGCAGGCCATCAAGAACGCCCTGCACAGCATCGACGACGAATCGGCGTCCCCGCACAAGCCCAAGTCGGTGCGGCGCGAGGTGATGGAAGCCGCGCTGAGCCAGGCGCTGGCGACCGGCAAAGGCATGCACGTGGTGCTGCAGCCGCAGATCAGCCTGTCCACCGGGCGCGTGGTGGCGGCCGAGGCGCTGTCGCGCTGGGTCCACCCCAAGCTGGGCGCGATCTCCGCGGCCGATTTCGTGCCGGCCGCGCACCGGCTGGGCATGGACCGGATGCTGTTCAGCCGTGTGGCGGACCGGGTGATCGAGGTGCTGCGGCGGATGCAGGACGAGGACATCGCGGTGCCGATCGCCATCAATGCCTCCGCGTCCACGCTGTGCTCGCGCGAGCTGCCCGGCCTGCTGGAGCAGAAAGTCGGACAGGCCGGCCTGCCGGCCCGGCTGATCAAGGTCGAGCTTACGGAAGACGAGCCCGTGACCGATTGGCTGGCGCTCTCGTCCACGCTGAACCTATTGCGCGTGCGCGGCTTTGAACTGGCGATGGATGACTTCGGCGCCGGCATTGCCTCGATGCGGCTGTTTTCGGCCATGCCATTCAATGAGTTGAAGATCGACCGGGACTTCATCGTCCACATGCACCGCGAGGCCGCGTCGCGCGCGGTCGTCGCGGCAGCGATCGAAATGGGGCGGGTGCTTGGGCGTCGCGTGGTGGCCGAAGGCGTCGAGCAGGAGCGCGACGTGCAACTGCTGCGCGAACTGGGGTGCGACGTCGCGCAGGGCTACGGGATTTCGGTGCCGCTGGAGCCCGACGAGTTCATCGAATTCTGCCGGTCGCATTGA
- a CDS encoding 3-deoxy-7-phosphoheptulonate synthase, which yields MTRIDDPLHDREVGAADATQDNTRTDDTRISAVRPLISPALLQDELPVSTEIQTLVEQSRADIADVLHGRDDRLVLVVGPCSIHDHAQAMEYARHLRAAADAHKDDLLIVMRVYFEKPRTTVGWKGYINDPRLDGSFRINEGLRRARELLLDISGLGLPIATEFLDLLSPQYIADLIAWGAIGARTTESPSHRQLSSGLSCPLGFKNGTDGGVQIAADAMVAASAKHAFMGMTKMGMAAIFETRGNQDTHVILRGGKQGPNYDAASVDACCAALRAAGQREQVMIDCSHANSNKSHLRQIDVANDIAAQISQGDSRITGVMIESHLEEGRQDLKPGQPLRHGVSITDACLGWAQTEPVLAALAQAVRQRRQKLAAVA from the coding sequence TTGACCCGCATTGACGACCCCCTGCACGACCGCGAGGTCGGCGCGGCCGACGCCACCCAGGACAACACGCGCACCGACGACACCCGCATCAGCGCGGTGCGTCCGTTGATTTCACCGGCCCTGCTGCAAGACGAACTGCCCGTCTCGACCGAGATCCAGACGCTCGTCGAGCAAAGCCGCGCCGACATCGCCGACGTGCTGCACGGCCGCGACGACCGCCTGGTGCTGGTGGTGGGCCCCTGCTCCATCCACGACCATGCGCAGGCCATGGAGTATGCGCGCCACTTGCGCGCCGCCGCCGACGCGCACAAGGACGACCTGCTGATCGTCATGCGCGTGTACTTCGAAAAGCCCCGCACCACCGTCGGCTGGAAGGGTTATATCAACGATCCGCGTCTGGACGGCAGCTTCCGCATCAACGAAGGCCTGCGCCGCGCGCGCGAACTGCTGCTGGACATCAGCGGCCTGGGCCTGCCCATCGCCACCGAATTCCTGGATCTCCTCAGCCCGCAATACATCGCCGACCTGATCGCCTGGGGCGCCATCGGCGCGCGCACCACCGAAAGCCCCAGCCATCGCCAGCTCAGCTCGGGCCTGAGCTGCCCGCTGGGCTTCAAGAACGGCACCGATGGCGGCGTCCAGATCGCGGCCGACGCCATGGTCGCGGCCAGCGCCAAGCACGCGTTCATGGGCATGACCAAGATGGGCATGGCCGCCATCTTCGAAACCCGCGGCAACCAGGACACCCACGTGATCCTGCGCGGCGGCAAGCAAGGGCCGAACTACGACGCGGCCAGCGTCGACGCCTGTTGCGCCGCGCTGCGCGCCGCGGGCCAGCGCGAGCAGGTCATGATCGACTGCTCGCACGCCAACTCCAACAAGTCGCACCTGCGCCAGATCGACGTGGCCAACGACATCGCGGCCCAGATCTCCCAGGGCGACAGCCGCATCACGGGCGTCATGATCGAAAGCCATCTCGAAGAAGGCCGCCAGGACCTCAAGCCCGGCCAGCCGCTGCGCCATGGTGTGTCCATCACCGACGCCTGCCTGGGCTGGGCCCAGACCGAACCGGTGCTCGCCGCGCTGGCGCAAGCCGTGCGCCAGCGCCGGCAGAAGCTCGCCGCGGTCGCCTGA